A single genomic interval of Natranaerovirga pectinivora harbors:
- a CDS encoding TraB/GumN family protein — MKKSSKFILALVLCTTLLFTPIISGNEVQEVNLLVNHIEVEFDQSALWVEDTLYVPFRPLFDTLGGEVIWDEASRTATGIFEEYTVSIQIDTQMISTNDETFINEDILILNGRLLIPAKMATELLPVYAYWFEEYNAVLLAIPSQGFLWEVNHNDVKVYMLGSIHFGRENMYPLRNEITNAFLTSDYLALEADGMNISNETVEYITSKMMYTDGTTIKDHISEETYDELVSYLTNLGVDIELVITHKPWQLAMELSGLFYNFAEAYAELGIETYFLNMKPEEMPIIELEGLISQIDMLDGFSKDLQEINLLSSLVDLEETVMGIDSLYETWMKGDLATLESLVFPELDEEMTEKELELFNEYNNAMHTVRNHGMADSIEEFLLSDEAATYFVIIGAAHFVGEDSIINILIDKGFEVISYN; from the coding sequence ATGAAGTACAAGAAGTTAATCTTCTTGTTAATCATATTGAAGTGGAATTTGATCAATCTGCTTTATGGGTTGAAGACACTCTTTATGTGCCATTTCGTCCACTTTTTGATACATTAGGTGGTGAGGTGATTTGGGATGAGGCATCTAGAACTGCTACTGGTATTTTTGAAGAATACACAGTCTCAATTCAAATCGATACTCAAATGATTTCAACTAACGATGAAACTTTTATCAATGAAGACATTCTTATTTTAAATGGAAGGTTATTAATTCCTGCTAAAATGGCTACAGAACTATTACCTGTATATGCATATTGGTTTGAAGAATACAACGCTGTTCTTTTGGCTATCCCTTCTCAAGGTTTTTTATGGGAAGTAAACCATAATGATGTAAAAGTATATATGCTAGGTTCAATACATTTTGGAAGAGAAAATATGTACCCATTAAGAAATGAGATTACCAATGCATTCTTAACATCCGATTACTTAGCACTTGAAGCAGATGGTATGAATATTTCTAATGAGACCGTTGAATATATAACATCTAAAATGATGTATACGGATGGCACAACAATAAAAGATCATATTTCTGAAGAAACCTATGATGAATTAGTATCCTATTTAACAAACCTTGGTGTTGATATTGAATTGGTAATTACTCATAAACCTTGGCAATTGGCTATGGAACTTTCTGGTTTATTCTATAATTTCGCAGAAGCCTATGCTGAATTAGGTATAGAAACATACTTTTTAAATATGAAACCAGAAGAAATGCCTATTATTGAATTAGAAGGTTTAATTTCTCAAATTGATATGTTAGATGGTTTTTCTAAGGATTTACAAGAAATAAATCTATTGTCTTCTTTAGTTGATTTAGAAGAGACTGTAATGGGAATTGATTCATTATATGAGACTTGGATGAAAGGGGATCTTGCTACTTTAGAAAGTCTTGTATTCCCTGAGTTAGATGAAGAAATGACAGAAAAAGAATTAGAACTATTTAATGAATACAATAATGCTATGCATACTGTTAGAAACCATGGAATGGCTGATTCCATTGAAGAATTCTTATTAAGTGATGAAGCTGCTACTTATTTTGTAATTATTGGCGCTGCTCATTTTGTAGGTGAAGATAGCATTATTAATATTTTAATTGATAAAGGGTTTGAAGTTATTTCTTATAACTAA
- the dapB gene encoding 4-hydroxy-tetrahydrodipicolinate reductase, protein MIKIIMHGCNGKMGQVISDLVKQDPEVEIVAGLDATDKFDNGFPVFTNIFECNVEADVIIDFSIAKAVDPLIEFAKERELPLVLCTTGLSEAQLKNVQEASTFIPILRSSNMSLGVNALVSLVKAATEMLANNNYDIEIIEKHHNLKVDAPSGTALMFSEAINSVLKDPYAYNYDRHDASVPRPKNEIGMHTVRGGTIVGEHSILFAGQDEVIEFKHTAQSKAIFANGAIKAAKYLSTKTKGMYDMNNVIFG, encoded by the coding sequence ATGATTAAAATTATAATGCACGGTTGCAATGGAAAAATGGGTCAGGTAATATCAGACCTTGTAAAACAAGATCCAGAAGTAGAAATAGTAGCAGGATTAGATGCAACAGATAAATTTGATAATGGATTTCCAGTTTTTACAAATATATTTGAATGTAATGTAGAAGCAGATGTTATCATTGATTTTTCAATTGCAAAAGCAGTAGATCCTTTAATTGAATTTGCAAAAGAAAGAGAATTACCACTGGTTCTATGTACAACGGGATTATCAGAAGCTCAATTAAAAAATGTTCAGGAAGCCAGCACATTTATACCAATTCTTAGATCATCTAATATGTCATTAGGTGTAAATGCATTAGTAAGCTTAGTAAAAGCAGCAACAGAAATGCTTGCTAATAACAATTATGATATTGAAATAATTGAAAAGCATCATAATCTAAAAGTAGATGCACCAAGTGGAACAGCTCTAATGTTTTCAGAAGCCATTAATAGCGTATTAAAAGATCCTTACGCTTATAATTATGATAGACATGATGCATCTGTACCAAGACCGAAAAATGAAATAGGAATGCATACTGTAAGAGGTGGAACAATTGTAGGAGAGCATTCTATACTATTTGCAGGTCAAGATGAAGTAATAGAATTTAAGCATACTGCACAGTCAAAAGCTATTTTTGCCAATGGAGCAATTAAAGCGGCTAAGTATTTAAGTACTAAAACTAAAGGTATGTATGATATGAACAATGTAATATTTGGATAA